TTTATCTCATTATAAGTCATAGTTCCTTCACTACATAAATTTGGTCTACTTCTTATACTATCATCGACTTCTTTTTTTTCAGGATTTTTCTCATAATAGTCATTATAAGCAAAACCATTCTTTTTATAATTTGCTCTTGCAAACATAGTATTTCTTTCATCAACCCTTTTCAATTCTATTCCCCCTAGTAAAAGTATAATTAAATCATATAACCCTATTCTTACATAACTTAATTATATAAGAATAAGGTTATATTTTCAATTTAAGCGTCGTTAAATTAAATAATATGTATTTATATATGCTTTACAATGTTTTTACATATAAATTATATTAATAATAAATAATAAAAAATTTAACAATAAATATGATTTATTGTCTTTAAATGGTGTGTATTGACATATTGTAAAAAATCTTATTATAATAAATGTACTAACAATTAGTACAAATTGATAAAAAAGGAAGTGAATTTATATGTCAAGAAATAAGCATTCTGATAGGATAAGAAGTCAGATATTAGACGTTGCATGGAAAATATTTGAAGAAAATGACTATGATGACGTAACTATGCAACAAATCGTGGATACTCTTGATATATCTAAAGAATCTGTATACTATCATTTTAAAGATAAAGAAGTCCTGTTCGAAGAGATTATATCAAGTAATTCAAAGTTAGAGATAGAAAATTTAAAGTTAATATTAAGTAATTCCGATTTTAAGATTAGAGAAAAAGTATCTGAATTTATCTTATACATATCTAGTTCAGATATAAGAAAAAAATTGATTGATTATATGTGTATTCAAAAAAAACCTATCTTCTTTATAAAGAGTATAAGAGCATCTACACTTGAAATAACTCCTTTGTTATCTTGTTTAATAAAACAAGGCGTTGAAGAAGGTATTTTTAAAACTGATTATCCAGATGAAATGGCTGAAGTATTTATAATATTAATAAATATTTGGTTGGACCCAATATTATTTAGCGAGAACACAGAAAAACATTTTAAACGAATTG
This sequence is a window from Clostridioides difficile. Protein-coding genes within it:
- a CDS encoding TetR/AcrR family transcriptional regulator: MSRNKHSDRIRSQILDVAWKIFEENDYDDVTMQQIVDTLDISKESVYYHFKDKEVLFEEIISSNSKLEIENLKLILSNSDFKIREKVSEFILYISSSDIRKKLIDYMCIQKKPIFFIKSIRASTLEITPLLSCLIKQGVEEGIFKTDYPDEMAEVFIILINIWLDPILFSENTEKHFKRIECLANLLSASGVPIITDNDLKSIKAFYRECSKEE